Below is a window of Nocardioides sp. S-1144 DNA.
TCGTCTCGCTGGTGCGCCGCGACACCAGCGCCCGGGACGAGTCGACCTGGGACCCCTACGCCGGCACGCTCGACCGGACCCTGGTGCGCAGCGCGGCCGTCGTGGTCAACCTCGCCGGGAGCCCGACGCTGGGCAACCCGCACTCGAAGCGGTGGGCACGCGAGCTGCGCTCGAGCCGCGTGACGACGACCCGGTTGCTCGCCGAGACGATCGCGCAGGCCGCCACTCCCCCGGCCTACCTGGCCGGCAACGGCATCTCCTACTACGGCGACCACGGCGACCAGGTGCTGACCGAGGTCTCCGACACCCGCGGCCACGCCCTGCTCACCTCCGTCACCCGCGAGTGGCAGGCCGCGACCGAGGCCGCGGTGGCCGGGGGTTCACGGGTCTGCGTGCTGCGGACGGCGCCGGTGATGGACCGCCGCGCCGCGCCGCTGCAGCAGCTGCGCCTGCTGACCAGGGCCGGCCTCGGCGGACGGCTCGGCAAGGGCCGGCAGTACATGCCGATGTCGACGCTGCGCGACTGGGTCGGCGCCGTGGTCCACCTGGCCGAGCACCCGGACGCCGCGGGCCCCTTCAACATCTGCCTGCCGCAGGCGCCGACGAACGCCGAGTTCACCCGAGCCCTGGGCCGGGCGCTGCACCGCCCCACGTTCCTGCCCGTGCCGGCCCCGGCCATCAGGCTCGCCGGCGGGGCGATGGCTCCCGAGCTCCTCGGCTCGCTCAACGTGCGCCCGGCGGCCCTCCTCGACTCCGGCTTCGTCTTCGCCGACGCCGACGTCGAGGCCTGCCTCGCCACGGCGCTCAGCGCGTCGGACGACTGAGGACCGCCGACACCCGCCACCCGGCGTCCCCACCGCCCGGACGCAGCACGAGGCGCCGGGTGCTGACCCGGTCGGCCGGGAGCTCGGTGCCACCGGCCACGGCCCGGGCGAGCCGGTCGGTCACCTCCAGCACGAGCCGCCCCCGGCCCGAGGCGACCACCTCGAGCGCCAGCACCTGCGTGCTCATCTCGGTGACCCGGCGGCCACGGGCGTTCCAGGCCTCCAGCATCGCCACGTCGCGCCGTCCGGCCACCGACCGCCCCGTGTAGAGGCGGGCGAGCGCCGCGGTGTCGCCCGTGGTCCACGCCACGGCCCGAGCCTCGTCCCAGGCCCGCAGCACCCCGCGTGGCCCGCCCGCCTCGTCTGGGCGGGTGGGCGTCGTCGGGGCAACCTCCCGCGTCCGTGGCGGCC
It encodes the following:
- a CDS encoding TIGR01777 family oxidoreductase encodes the protein MSLTVVLAGGSGFLGAHLKQELRARGHEVVSLVRRDTSARDESTWDPYAGTLDRTLVRSAAVVVNLAGSPTLGNPHSKRWARELRSSRVTTTRLLAETIAQAATPPAYLAGNGISYYGDHGDQVLTEVSDTRGHALLTSVTREWQAATEAAVAGGSRVCVLRTAPVMDRRAAPLQQLRLLTRAGLGGRLGKGRQYMPMSTLRDWVGAVVHLAEHPDAAGPFNICLPQAPTNAEFTRALGRALHRPTFLPVPAPAIRLAGGAMAPELLGSLNVRPAALLDSGFVFADADVEACLATALSASDD